CTGGCGCGCAGCCCCTCCCCGGTGCGCACCAGCTCGTCGGTGACGACGCAGCTCGGCTCGAACGTCACGTCGCCGTTCTCGTCGGTGACGCTGACCAGACAGGTGGCCGTGACCCGGGTCGAGCCGTCCGGCTGCGGCTCGGCCCGGCGGTTCTCGAACCAGTGCCGGATGGTGCTGGTCCCGTAGCGGGAGATGTTCGCGCGCACGCCCTCCAGCAGTGCGGGGCGGCTGCGCAGCTGCCAGGCGCCCTCGTAGCCGAAGAAGCAGTCCTCGGTGAAGGTCTGCACGAAGGCCTCGAAATCGCGCCCCTCCAGCAGCGGCATCTGGTGGGCGTAGTAGGCGGCGATCTCCGAGGAGAGATCCGTGTGCTGCTCGGTGTGCTGGCCGGTGTGCTGCTCCGAGTGCTGCAGCGTCTGCGACACGGTGCACCCCTTTCGACGGTCCGGTGGTTCGCGGGAACCGCACCGTGCACCCCGCCGATCCAGAGCGACTGGAGCGTCGGTGAAACGCCGGCGCCGAGGCCCCGCCTCGTCGATCACGGCTCTGGGCGGGCCGCGGGCCCCGGACGCTCCAGCCGGGCGCGACCTCCCTTCGAGACCGCTCCCCCACCCTCGGCACAGCACGATCTCTCGATCCCTCGCACAAGGAGCTGACGACATGTCCGACGGGACGCCGACGAAGAGCCAGGAGGTGCGGCTCGTCTCCTACCCGGACGGCGAGCTCTCCCTCGACCACTTCGAGGTCGCCGTGACGGAGCTGGCCGAGCCGGAGCCGGGTCAGGTGGTGGTCCGCAACGACTGGATGTCCCTCGGCACGGTCTACCGCGACCAGATGCAGTCCTCGCTGGACATCCCGATCCCCGTGTTCCAGCTGGGCCAGCCCATGTGGGGCCGGACGGTCGGCACCGTGGTGAAGTCCGCCAGCCCCGACCTGGCCGTGGGCGACCTCGTCGAGCACTTCAGCGGCTGGCGCGACCATGTCGTGGGCTACGCCGGGCAGTTCTTCAAGCGGGACCCCGAACTGCTGCCCGGCAGCGAGTACTTCCTCTCCAACGGACCCACGGCCTGGCGTGGTCTCGCCGAGATCGCCAAGGTGCGCGAGGGCGACGTGGTGTTCGTCTCCGGCGCCACCTCCGGCGTCGGCTGCCTCGCCGCCCACATCGCCAAGGCGCTCGGCGCGGCCAAGGTCATCGGCAGCACCGGCTCCCCGCAGAAGATCGACTTCCTGGTCCGGGAAGCCGGCTACGACGCGGCGTTCGACTACCACGACGGCCCCGTGGTCGACCGGCTGCGTGAGCTCGCCCCCGACGGGATCACCGTCTTCTTCGACAACGTCGGCGGCGAGCAGTTCGAGGCCGCGGTGCAGGCGGCCGCCCCCGGCGCCCGCTTCGCGCTCTGCGGCTCGCTGGCCGCACAGCACGGCGAGGACGCCCGCCCCCGGCTGGACCTCACGAGCCTCATCCCGCGCGAGCTGTCCTTCCAGGGCTTCGCCACCCTGCACACCCCGCAGCAGATCGAGGACTGGAACACGCAGTTCGGCGCGTGGCTCGCCGAGGGCCGGATCTCCTTCCCGCACACCGTGGTGGAGGGCGGCGTCGCCGCGCTGCCGCAGGCCATGATCGATCTGCTGAAGGGCCGGCTCTCCGGCACCGCGCTGGTGAGGTTGTCCTGACCATGAGTACCGCCGCAGGCCCGGTCCTGAGCGTGAAGGCGCTCAACCGCGCCTTGATCCACCGCCAGTTGCTCGCCGAGCGGTCCACGATGTCGCCCGCCGGGGCAGTCGCCCATCTGGCCGGGCTGCAGGCCCAGGCCCCCAACCCGCCGTACATCGGGCTGTGGACCCGGCTCGCGGACTTCGCGGTCGAGGACCTGGCGGTCCTGGTCCGGGAGCGGAAGGTGGTGCGCATCGCCCTGATGCGCTCCACGATCCACCTCGTCACCGACGACGACTGCCTCGCCCTGCGTCCGCTGCTGGCCGAGATGCTGGCCCGCACGGTCAAGGGGCAGTTCGGCCGGCAGGTCGCGGGCCTGGCCACCGACGAGATCGCCAAGCTGGGCGCGGAGCTGGCCGAGGAGCGCACGCTGACCTTCGCCGAGCTGGGCGCGCTGATGGCGGAACGCATGCCGGGGCACGATGCGAACGCGCTGGCCCAGACCGTGCGCAACCTGGTGCCGCTGGTCCAGGTCCCGCCGCGCGGCCTCTGGGGCCACAGCGGTCAGGCCGCGCACACCACCGTCGAGCGCTGGCTGGGCCGCGGACTCGATCCGGACGCCTCCCTCGACACCTATGTACGGCGCTACCTGGCCGCGTTCGGCCCGGCGAGCGTCAAGGACATGCAGAAGTGGTCCGGTCTGACCCGGCTGAAGGAGGCGTTCACCCGGCTCGGGCCGGCCCTGCGCACCTACCGGGACGAGACCGGGACCGTGCTGTACGACCTGGCCGGGACACGGTTGCCGGATCCGTCCGAGGAGCTGCCCGCCCGGTATCTGCCCGAGTTCGAC
The window above is part of the Streptomyces sp. NBC_00425 genome. Proteins encoded here:
- a CDS encoding nuclear transport factor 2 family protein; the encoded protein is MSQTLQHSEQHTGQHTEQHTDLSSEIAAYYAHQMPLLEGRDFEAFVQTFTEDCFFGYEGAWQLRSRPALLEGVRANISRYGTSTIRHWFENRRAEPQPDGSTRVTATCLVSVTDENGDVTFEPSCVVTDELVRTGEGLRARSRVIRHDVPDPGRYYARLAAQHG
- a CDS encoding MDR family NADP-dependent oxidoreductase, which encodes MSDGTPTKSQEVRLVSYPDGELSLDHFEVAVTELAEPEPGQVVVRNDWMSLGTVYRDQMQSSLDIPIPVFQLGQPMWGRTVGTVVKSASPDLAVGDLVEHFSGWRDHVVGYAGQFFKRDPELLPGSEYFLSNGPTAWRGLAEIAKVREGDVVFVSGATSGVGCLAAHIAKALGAAKVIGSTGSPQKIDFLVREAGYDAAFDYHDGPVVDRLRELAPDGITVFFDNVGGEQFEAAVQAAAPGARFALCGSLAAQHGEDARPRLDLTSLIPRELSFQGFATLHTPQQIEDWNTQFGAWLAEGRISFPHTVVEGGVAALPQAMIDLLKGRLSGTALVRLS
- a CDS encoding winged helix DNA-binding domain-containing protein, with product MSTAAGPVLSVKALNRALIHRQLLAERSTMSPAGAVAHLAGLQAQAPNPPYIGLWTRLADFAVEDLAVLVRERKVVRIALMRSTIHLVTDDDCLALRPLLAEMLARTVKGQFGRQVAGLATDEIAKLGAELAEERTLTFAELGALMAERMPGHDANALAQTVRNLVPLVQVPPRGLWGHSGQAAHTTVERWLGRGLDPDASLDTYVRRYLAAFGPASVKDMQKWSGLTRLKEAFTRLGPALRTYRDETGTVLYDLAGTRLPDPSEELPARYLPEFDNILLSHADRERIMAAEHRPRVFTSNGIIRATFLIDGFVRGLWRIDRAKDAATLVVEPFVPLARRDVAELTEEGERLLSFAASGTGRHDIRFETVG